Genomic segment of Colletotrichum destructivum chromosome 5, complete sequence:
TGCGCGCGAGGCCCTGGTGCCATGTCCTGTGTTTCTTGTCTTTCCTGTGCCCTGTGCTTGGGTCCTGACCGTGGCAGTGGCCGAATCCAGCTAGCTGCTAAGCAGAGGCTAGCTAATGTTCATGAGGCGAGGCATCCGTCAGGTAAAGAGAAAATGAAGTCAAGTGAGGTATCCGTAGTGCCAAACCCTTGGACTCCATCCAAAAGGCGAGGTCGATGTGCGAGGTCGAAATTAGGTCGTGGCCCagatccatccatcctcaCCCAGGCATTAGACCCGGCCCCAGCTAATGAGGTCCCGGTTCAGGTGTAGCTGGCAAATGATTGATTGATTTATTCTCTTCTTTTTGATAGGATGGGATGCAAATGATAGGATGGGGTAGGAGAGGGCAGGACAGGATGGGATAacatgggatgggatggatgggatgccCAAATTGGGGAGAGGAGGCGATCGGAACGGGTGGAATGCGCGGGGATCCGGACTGGACGGGACGGCGTGTCGTAACTCGTTATTCGTTCTTGTTACTAGTTGGCATCTTTCTTTCGGACTCGTCCTCGTTTCTGTTTTCtactttctcttctctttttctgCGGTATACGTATCACCTACCTcttccttccctcttctttcctGCCCCTGCCAAAGGAAACCACCACCGTTCAACACTAATAACCCATCGCTCTTGCATACTCAGCTTgtgcctgctgctcctgccTCGCCCTGCCTCGCCCTTACCCCTTCGctttccttcctctctcGACGGCTACGACTTGTCGGGTGTTGGttccttctttctttgtGCCTTCCACAGCCCTCCCCCTTTATTCGTTCCTGCAACGGGAAGTCGTGCGGTTCGCCTCCAGCTGGCAGCCTCCCTAAGGCTCTCGTAAGGCACCTCCCACATATCGACAACAGTACCGCCCTCTCGCCAGACTTCCCTCgcttctcccccccttcgcgGCCAAACATACCCATTCTCGGGCTGAATTCGATTCGACTCCATTCCCCCAccggccatcatcttcttTACCAGGCCTGGGAGCCTTTCGTCTTTCACTTTGACCAACTTGTCGTCCGTTTTCTCCCGCCAACTCCCTCTTGAGCTTCGTTTCAATCCGACGTCACATTTAATGTTCCAAACCCATACCCCCCGCATTCTCTAAGCATCCAAACACGACTAGCAACAGCGACAACATCATCGACCCGATCCAAGCAGAACACGTTCTTTACCGATAGGAACCATCCAGTCAGTACATACACCGTCACCTCGATCAAGGCAACGCGACACACACCCTGCGCTCCGACCATTGCCATCTTCGGagtcgagaagggagaaaAGAACCGGTCCCAACGGAACACCTCCGACACGCCAACCCATCCTAGCCACCCCTCGCCCGTACCGAGACAAAGTTGCTCACGTCGCAACCTCGTTGGATCCTTCGTCCGACTTGACCTGGCCAAAGCGACCAAGAAGTTGGGTCAACCCGCGTCCGTGTTGCAACGCACCGAGCCCGTGTCACACAGgccagacagacagatacCAGGCCCACTGATCCATTGTGCGCCACAAGCTGTCAAACGCGATACTCTGGATCCTTCTCGCCCTGTCGCTATTCCATAAGTCTGGGGTACCGATCAGCGATATACTAATAGGCCAAATTCCCCCAAACGAAACAGAGCGGTGTCGCTTGCCTGCAATCAGTATAACAATCAGTTGGCaggggaaaagaaagcaACGCAAGGAGGAAAAGACAAAAAGGAACCCCCCAAGGTGAGTCTGCACTTCCCTTTTCGGCCCACTCATACCGCTGTTGCTTGGCCATGCCGCTGGTCGCGCGTTCGTCCATTCAACGGCATCACCCACCGGCCAGCCACCCTTTGCAAATCCCCGATCCCCAGTCCTGTCCGAAATCAAGCAGCCAAACCCCTTCAACCTCGCTCGGCGCTGCGTGGACCCTAGATCCACCACTCTACCACCCGGAATTCCTAGCCATGCCACTCGCTTCCCAGCAGTCCAGCAATTTCCCCCTGAATTGGCCCCAAACCCGATATTCCAtcagtccccccccccggccgacCCAAATCAACCCAAACCAAAAGCCagtgtgtttgtgttttTTTATAGCTGACACTAACCAGACCAGACAGAAAAAGCGCAACTCGTAGCTGCTTGTGCACCACAAACCAGACAGTCGCGCATTGTCGATTATTGGCGAGGTTTCTCGATATCTCCAATTCgccccctttttttccttttcctcccaCCGACCATCGGTACCACTACTCCACGACCCACGTTCACCCAAGTCGACAGCTCCCGACCGCCATCTCTACCGTTGATTGCTTGCGCCGCACACAACGCACAGTGGCCTGCCGAAGAACCGTCCCCTGTCGTGTTCAGCGTCCCTGCAGCGAGGCATGACGCTAGGAGCGTGCATCTAGCAACCAAAGAAGAATCCAGCTCGGCAGCAACGCTCTCTCATCGGTCCCTCATCCGCCGGTCGGCCAGGTCCCTCCCCTTTTTTTTGCGGAAGAAAAGGCCGATCCCTCGACTTTGGATACGACGCGCCTGTCCATCCTCATTATCCATAATCTCATCCCTCCTGCCACGGTAACCCGGGTACACCACTCCATCCTACTCTTGGTCACAAACCACAGCCAAAATGTCAAAGGCACAATCAACACAGCCAGGTAAGCCAAGCATTGAACACCGGTTTGATATGGATATGCGGCCGGCATGTCCTATCCTACCTTACTTGCGCCCTCTTCCCACCCACCCCTTTCCATGCCTGTCTACCACCATCTTCCCGGGTTTATCACACCCCCTTTGACTTTTCCCTTGTCCAACGGGAAGAGAGCCGACCTTCTCACGGATTGCACTGCCGCCCAAGCAAACGCAAGCACGGCGCCCGCTCCACCCAATTGTCGAACCTGTTGTGTCATGTATACCTCCCTCATGTTTCACATcccttcccaccccctcgccgtcatccgcaTGCACGGGGCCGTCTTTGCCTCTCTTTTCCTTATTGACGAGGTGCTGACTTTACTTCCTTGGAACAGGCCATCAACCTAGCAGGTCTGCTGGTGCTGACTTGACGCTTAATCTCTCTTCCAACAACCCCTTTCGCAACCGCGCTGCCTCCCCACTCCTCTCCGGCGCTACCTACAGCAATACCACCTCGCCCGCTTCGCCTTTTGAcgaccctcctcctcgacctgtCTCTCGCAACCCGTTCCTTGATCCATCATTTTCGTCTAGTCAACCAAATCTGATCGGAGTAGGCAATATGGCACCATCGTTCGACACCAAGGCATCGCCTACCGCCGAGGAACTGTTCGTACgtgccctcgacgaccccTCAATTGAGACAGCCTgtgtcggccgccgcgcgTACCAACTGAAATGGCCAGAGTTTACTGACTTTTCCATCGCACAGGACGGTCTGACCATCAACGATCAGAAGCAATCGCGCCCCGATGGAGGACGACCCTCTACAAACCGCCCGCCCGGCCAGCCTGGACGCGAAAATATACCTCCTAACCGTCGCGGCCCTCCGCCACCGGGGCACCGCCCGTCAAGATCCCAGGAGGAGGCGATGAGACAGCGCCGCATGCAAGGCGGCAGCAATGGCGGACCTCCCCGACCGGCCGgagcgccggcatcgcccCAGCGCCGACCCCAGGAACGCCGTCCGCGTAGGAACTCGGACTCGTCGGTCCTCATTGACATTGAGAAGCCTCTCaccgaggaagagaagaaggccaaggatgCCAGACGTCGTGAAAGAGAGCGCCGCGCCCGGGAAGGAAAGGATAAGGACCCCAAGAAGCCCAGCCGCAGGCTCGACATCATTGATCAATTGGATGCCACCAGCATCTACGGTACAGGATGTAGGTTTGCCTCCTTCGCCCCAGCCAAGCTCTCATGCTGATGAGTCCAGTGTTCCACCACGATGGCCCATTTGATGCCGCGAACCCGCATCGTAATCGCAAGGGCAGCCGGCGCGCACCGATGCATGCCTTTGCTAAGGACTCATTGAACATGTCATTGGGCGGCTCCGGTCCTCTCAACAAGCGGCCCGATCACGCCACATTCCTGGGTAACAACGATGGCGACGCATCCGCGGACTTTGCCACCGCTGCTGCAAGGAACGCGGAGCGAAAAGCCGACCCGGCCGTGTTTGACCCCAGAGCTCGCGGTTCCATCATCTACGGCGAAGAGTCGAtgggcctcggcgcctcAACATTCCTCGAGGGCACCCCTGCCGCTCGTGCGGCAATTCAACGCACTCAGGCCGAGCAAGCCCAACAGGCCGCCTCAGAGGGTCTCGGAAGGAGCAAGTCAATTGCTCAACGTATCCGCGGCATCAAAAGAGAACCGCGCGAGTATGGTCCCTCGGGCCGCATCACCAACCCCGAGGGTGCCTACACATCGCGTAGATCTCCCGACGGTAACGGTCCTTCCTCGAGCATCTCATACACGGGCGAGCGAAACCCTTTCTTCTCAGAGTATGGGAAGGAGCCGGAGACCATTTCAGTCAGACGCAACGGCGCCAGATCGCccggctcgccgccgcccgtcccTCGACGGGGCTCCGCTAATGGCTTGGAGCGCCGTGCTACGGCGGATGCCACTTCGCCGACCGATGACGGGCCTAGCAAGCCTTCTGGAGGCTTCCTGGCCAGAGTCAAAAGTCTGAAGGGTGGCCGAAGACGCCAGGCCTCAGATGCAATGGCACCACCCCCAGCGCCTGGAACTGCCGCCTAGTGGAGACGCAGGACTTAGGAAGCTGGACATGAGCTCATGGAGTCTAGTCGTGAGCCACCCGGAGGAGGCAGATGCCAGCAACGGATCTCCAAGAAACAGGCCTTCTTTCTTTGAAAGGCCTTTGCGACAGGGCATCCGGCTGCAGCACAGAGTAACAAGTCGCTCTGGCTTTCCCGAATAAAGTGAACCTATATACGACCAGGCTACGCTGCAAGCGTCAGGTCTACACTTCGTATAGCAATGCATTAGGCAGCCTGGCCGCTATTGCTTTCTGGATCGCCCAGGGAAAATCATAAAGAAAAGGGTTGGAAGTTTGAATTGCGTTGGGGTGGCTCTTGGAGAAGTCATCAGGACAAAGACTACTATGATGGCCAGGACAGGGCAGCCGCATGTGAGCGTCTGGTTTGTTATCACTGCCTAACAAAGTGATACCTTTCCTGTGAATAATGTTATTTCGTTTAAGGGGGAACAAGCCTCCTATTGTGCCTTTTTATTCTTGCTACCCATAGGCCGGCAGAAGCACGCCGCACCACACAGAAGGGGGAAACATAGAGCAAGCAACAACAGTCCGTCGGCAGATTGTTAGGAGACAGTTTTAGTGAGAATACAAAGTAAGACCAATGTCCTGAACCAGTTGATTGCTGAATCTCAGTGATGTACGCATTCATGGTAATTATGGAACAAGACATCAGCTTAATGACATGGTAGAAACCAGGTTTGGTGATCTGGTGAAGTCTGGATGAATGGGCAAGGAGCAAGCACAGGTGACATCCATGCAAGATAAGAGGGATGATGATGTCACTGAAGGTGCTGACTAGGCCTCCTGGATGACTGTGTGGCTTTAGGGAGAGAGACATTGGTAGGGAATGTGGATTATGTAACCCCTGGTCGCCCAACCGGAAACTGCCTCACTTTCAACAGCTTGGTCAGGTGACTTCGCGACACCCTCCTGCCCTGCTGCCTATTATTCTTGGACGCGGAGGCATACGCGCCATCGACTTGGTCACATACAAGGTGGTGGAATTTTCCTGACGACGAAGGAAATGCCACGATCGACAAATCAGGTACTGTCGGCTTTCACTCACAGACGCATGCAGACGGCACTGTCGAGCGATTTAGAGGTCAGAGAAAAGAAGtgaagaaggagggaaagCAAAAGCAAGACCAAAAGGGAAACCAATGGCTAACGACGTCTTTCCGGCGTCGCAGGCGGGCTCGCATTTTCCGCTAGAGCCGGTATCCGCCGCAGTGCTGTGCCGTCGGGAGACGACGCGGCGGGATGCGATAAGAGAGAGGGGCGCCGTGAGGGTCGGGTGCCGGGAgttggacgaggaggtcctcCTCACGGGCGGTTTCGAGAGGGGCAACGTGGTCGGTATCAGTTCCGAGAGCGAGCAGATGGGACTCTTGGTGAGCTTTCCTGGTCCTGGGAACCCGAAACGACGCATGTAATGGCTTGGCGCGGCTGCTGACTTGGTCGGTATCTCAAGATGTCTTTGCAGACATTGGCGAACACGCTTTGTGatcaaggcggcggcgttggcacTGTGGGAGCAAGCACGAAGATGAGGGCGAGTGCGATGATTGTCactacgcagccacctgcTGCCATCCTCCCGGCGCTGAGGGATGCAATTAGGGCCGAGCTCGGTGTGCAAGGGatcgccgaggcggaggtGAAGGGCTTGCTGAAGAACTGCCTGGAGAGAGTGTCGGTGTCGAGGGTGTTCGACCTGGAGGGGCTATGGGAGGTCTTGGGGGATCTGGATATCCCTCCCGCGAGCTCGGGTGCGGAGGCACCGTCTGTCCCCGAGcagcggcaacagcagcagccggatGAAAAGAAGCAAATAAGAGAGGCGGTTCACGTCCCAGAACCCTCGACGGAGTCTCCAATgccatcggcgccggaggAACTGCCGGAGAGAATCGTGCTACCGGAGCTGAAACCGCCAAGGCCTACCAGGACGGAGATCGCCGACAGCGACGCAGAGGATTTCTTGTCGTCCGCATCGTCATCGAGCGagttgtcgccgccgccttcctcgaTCCGGTCTCCGACGCCGTACATGGAAGTGGAGTCTCCCAGACAGACGACCTCACAAGAGAACATCCTGGAAGTGATCCAAGAAGTAGAACAAGAGCGGGTTCAAGAGGAGCTTCAAGAGAAACCCCTAGAGCAGAACAAGAGCCACCCCCGAGGGGAGGAGCCGAACGAACCAGATCTACCTGACATTATCCTCATCACGCACTTCCACAGCCTCATGACGGCCCTTTTCACGCACCGCAACCGGCAATCCGCGCATGCCTCGTTGCAGCTCCTCTCCTCACACCTGCGGTACCTGGCGCGGAGCCTCCCGAGCAGCCCGTTGATCATGCTTCTCAACAGCACGAGCTCGCCAAAAGAGACGTCGAAGTCTGCGAATCTTCAGGACAGTTCTGCGcagccgatgccgccgccaccgcctccgaACTACGGCGGAAATGCCGGTGGCAGTGGTAACAAGCCGCTTGATCCGACCCTCCGGTCGATATTCAACCTGCCACCACTGAACGTGGCGGGCTACTACGGCGGCAGCCAGGCGGCATCGCGACGGAATAAGCCGACGTTCGGGCTGGTGTTTTCGCAGCTTTTGGACCTGCATCTCCTGTGCACGAGGGTCCCGAGGGATAGAGAGGATTCCGAGAAGCTGTATGCTTCCGCGCCTGAACGTGGGccaggcggcggtggcagagAAGATGCTACCGAGGTCCCGGGAGCCGTGAGGTATGTTTGGGTTATCGAggtccttctcgacgagaacggcgtcTGGGAAGGGGGCAGCTCTGCCGGTGCTGTTGGCAAGGCAaggcgggggagggagcaGAGGTGGGCGGCTGTCGATGTCAGAGGCGGAAGGGTGGTTGACGCATTCGAGACTGTCGTGGAGAGGGTCGCGGAGGTGAGGGTTGTTGGTGGGTTTGGAGGGCCCCGGGTCTGAACCGGGGGAACCGGGGGAACCTTTTTTCACACGACAtgacacgacacgacacggCACATTGAAACGACGAAATTTCTGACATTTACGGAACGAGAGTCATGTTCAATGATAAAGCCAGGCGAATGGAGAAGAGCATCATCAATGTCCAACGACCTTGGCGGTGTCTGAATCCAACCTTGTGCGATGAGCCGAAGGGCCACCTTGTTGTCCCGGGAGCGACGGAGGAGTTGGCTGAAGAAGTCGTCCGACCAGTCAGAAGCTCCATCGTCAATACCAAGAAACATTGTGGAACAAAGTCCCAGGGATGAGAAAAGCAAGAGCCGCGAGCTGCGATGTAAGTCGCCTCCCGGGGATGCGGACCCTGATggccccccctccgcccggcggcgtcttACAAGCCCCCTGGGGGGAAAGAACCTCTTTGAATCCATACCAATACAGAATCCGCCCCCATCCACATCCGGACCCTTAAGAGAATCTAAACGtgaaagaagaaaggagTGAAAAAGAGTTCTCTCAGTTACGCTCTGTCCTCCATCAGGGTTGAGGTGTCTCGTCCCCCATTCATAAATAAGCCTCTGTGAAGAAGGCAAACGAACTCTCATGGAACGTCGAGTACACGTGTATTTCCACACATCTTCGACCCTCCGCCGCACCCTCTCTTCGAAGCTGCTAAATCACGTCCGCTCTTCTACGTCTTGGAAAACCGATACTGGATCTGAGGGTACCGAGGTCATGAAGCCGAGTCGTCTTTTGCCCATCGCGGCTGTGGCTGCTTCGGCAGCCGAAGCAACCGTGCTGCCCGAGGATTCGGTTCAGCAGCAGGCGCCAATCCAGATGGACGTAAAGGGCTCGGAAGGTTTGATCTGGGAAGGGTTGCCGACGCGGGACTCTGTCAGCGGGGCCGTGCTAGGTGCTATCGGTGCCGGGACACGGCTGGGCAGATGGGCAGTGGGATACTCTGACCGCGAGGGGGCGGTGGAGATCAAAACTACGATCGATGCTCCACAGCACGCCGGTAATGTCCCGAGGCCGGATCAAACGGGAGAAACGGACGAGCCGACAAACATGAGCGTCATCGATATCATCCGGCAGAGCGACCGAGCGACATACTTTTCCAAGCTTTTGGAGTCGTACGACAAGCTCCGGAGgatgctcgaggacgagagccGGGAGTTCACCGTCTTTGTGCCCACCGACGAGGCATTCCAGGCGCTCGAGGGGTTCGAGAGGAGTGGGGGCGCGCTGCTGGGGGAGATGCTCGAGTaccacgccgtcgagggccggcataccgccgacgagctcggcaGGGTGGGAACCCTTGCGACGGTCTTCGAAgagggcgagctcggcggccggcggcagaGGTTGAGGATTGGGGTCGGGTTGCTGGGGCTCGAGGTGAACTTTTACGGCCGGGTTGTTGGTCAATCTGTGAGTCAGAcgggttttctttttccatttgctgtttcttttcttcttcttcttttttcaCGTTTTCTTTTCATCATAGAGATGTACCGACGAAGATTACGCTGACATGGTTCTCACGCACAGAAAGAAGGGAGTGACGGGATGGTGCACTACCTCGACGGAGTCCTCGTACCGCTGCCACGGTGCGCCACGCTCGCCGAGGCGTTGCCGAGGCGGCTGGGAACGTTTTCGCGGGCGCTGGGGAGGACCGGGTTGGGCATGGAGGGTGAgtcgcggcgcggcggcggcgtgacGCTTTTTGCGCCGTCGGATGAGGCGTGGGAGGAGACACTGAGCGGCGAGGGCCGGCGGTTCCTGTTTtccggggagggggcggcgtGGCTGCGGGCCCTGATGAGGTAtcacgtcgtcgagggggcggTGTACATGGGCGGGGGTGTCAGGGGAGAGGATGGAAGGGGCAGCAGGGAGGTCCGGAATCTGCTGGGGGACAAAGTCTCGGTGGAGGTTGATGGGCCGGAGGGGGCGGGTGTGGTGCGGGTGGACGGGGTGTCGGTCTCAGTGAGGGACGTGCCGGCGCGGGACGGGGTTCTGCACGTCCTGGACGGCGTGCTTCTCccgccggtgccgggggCAGAGACCGGGGTGGTGAGCGGGGGCCGCGGTCGGGTCAGCGTCGAGGGGCTCAAGGCGCGGCTGGGCCGGTTCGTGGAAGAGGCGGACGGAGTCGAGAGCGAGGAGCTGTAGGACGGGCGCGTGTTGGAGCATTTCGAGGCGGTGATGAAGACATAATGTAGGTTTTCTATTAAGATATGAATGAATGAACGGCCGAGAGCCGGGTGCTTTTGTTGAATGTGGAAACCCGAGACCCAGGGTCGAATACTGGGCTGTCCAGCTTAGTTGAGATGTGACCGAACGTGTGCATACGGGCGGGATCCCACGTGTGCTATAAATATCGCATGGGTCAATGCCTGATGGCGTCAACAACTTATACGGGATGGCAAGCACAGTCTCTCTATTCGTCGTCCGTTGCATCGGGCCTGAAGCGGAGAGTATACAAAAAGGAGCAAGGCATTGTGTGTGCTGTGGTTCCCGCCAGAATCAAACCGTGGACTTTCACATCACCACACGTCCCCCcaaagagagggaaagagcATGACCAGTACGACGTTATCACCAAGCTGAGCTACGGGACCGATGAAGTTTGTCATCTGCTGCGGTGCGGGAGGGTCGAGGACGAATTCGGCGTATGGGTTCTCGTAGCCCTACCCAACTGGGccctccctccacccctAGCTCACGATTCGATACTATGGGCAGGTCCACAAGGGATCTGTCAACCGTGATGAAGgttgaccttggcgaggaggaggaggaagaggaggaggacgacgaagcaAGCATTGACTTAGCAGACCGCTAGAGGCGTCGTCTGACGTTTGACGGCCCCCTCGGGCGGTGAgcatctctctctttcctttttcttcccgtGGCTAGGCAATGCGCCCAACGCAAACCGGCTTGCTCCCCCCGTCCTCCCCCACCTCGAACTCAGACAGCAGCAGGGGGAACGAGAGGACAGAGAGGGAAAACGCCACTGCAGATAAGGCGAGAGGCTAGATGGTGCTGCAGATCGTTTGCTCGGAGCGACGAGCCAGGCAGGTTTCACATTCAGGGCGAAGAGAGATACATACGTGCCAAACGGACACCGAATcgggaggacgaagaagcggaagcggaagcggAAGGGAGAGCTCtggcggagggggagggggagaggaggggagctccaggccggcggcggcacaggTGTGGGGCCGGATTGTCCCCTGCAGCCCAGCCACTCAGAATGCCACTCCCCCCTGTCGCTTGGTGGCAGCGTGACGTGGGGCCATACTTGTTCCTGGTGTTCTTGAGGTTAAAGAAAGAATGACACTTCTTGCTTCCCACCATCGGTCGGCATGACAGACACCAAACACAAACCCAAAGAACACGTTTGAGAGGGTCATGAGGCGGCAGTGGTGACGGCTGAGGTGATGTGAAAAATGTCGTTGACCCGTTGGGCCTTTTGAGGTttgaggagggagggggagatgGCTGCAAGGACAGCTGGTACTGCAAGATACGTAATCCCTGCTCCCCCGGGGCCTCTCGATAAGTCGGCCGGGTACGAGGATACAAAGACGGGATGAACGGCTGCCTTCTTCAGTACCTATGGAAATGTAGTTAGTTCCTTGAAGTTCTTGGAAAGACTGAAAACactctttcctcttctttctctttttcttttttttgtttcTAAATGAAACAAACATAGGAGAATCCTGGTGAGTCCCCCTGCCTCTCGTTCCTGCATACGGTGATTACGGGGCCTGTCGTCGGCCGGGGGGTGGGTCTCTCGTCTCGGCGGGGATTCTCGGTGGCTGGGGGGAGTTGCAGCGCCGTCTCCCTCCCAACCTCCGACTTCCATCgcacacaacacacacacaccaacgCCGACTCGCATCGCCAGTCCCCCGGTCACCAATCACCAGTCACAAGTCACCAGTTGCAAACCCCAGATGAGGATGcatcggccttctccttcccaACCACTTGCAATTTGCATCGGG
This window contains:
- a CDS encoding Putative P-loop containing nucleoside triphosphate hydrolase, producing the protein MANDVFPASQAGSHFPLEPVSAAVLCRRETTRRDAIRERGAVRVGCRELDEEVLLTGGFERGNVVGISSESEQMGLLMSLQTLANTLCDQGGGVGTVGASTKMRASAMIVTTQPPAAILPALRDAIRAELGVQGIAEAEVKGLLKNCLERVSVSRVFDLEGLWEVLGDLDIPPASSGAEAPSVPEQRQQQQPDEKKQIREAVHVPEPSTESPMPSAPEELPERIVLPELKPPRPTRTEIADSDAEDFLSSASSSSELSPPPSSIRSPTPYMEVESPRQTTSQENILEVIQEVEQERVQEELQEKPLEQNKSHPRGEEPNEPDLPDIILITHFHSLMTALFTHRNRQSAHASLQLLSSHLRYLARSLPSSPLIMLLNSTSSPKETSKSANLQDSSAQPMPPPPPPNYGGNAGGSGNKPLDPTLRSIFNLPPLNVAGYYGGSQAASRRNKPTFGLVFSQLLDLHLLCTRVPRDREDSEKLYASAPERGPGGGGREDATEVPGAVRYVWVIEVLLDENGVWEGGSSAGAVGKARRGREQRWAAVDVRGGRVVDAFETVVERVAEVRVVGGFGGPRV
- a CDS encoding Putative FAS1 domain-containing protein; translated protein: MKPSRLLPIAAVAASAAEATVLPEDSVQQQAPIQMDVKGSEGLIWEGLPTRDSVSGAVLGAIGAGTRLGRWAVGYSDREGAVEIKTTIDAPQHAGNVPRPDQTGETDEPTNMSVIDIIRQSDRATYFSKLLESYDKLRRMLEDESREFTVFVPTDEAFQALEGFERSGGALLGEMLEYHAVEGRHTADELGRVGTLATVFEEGELGGRRQRLRIGVGLLGLEVNFYGRVVGQSKEGSDGMVHYLDGVLVPLPRCATLAEALPRRLGTFSRALGRTGLGMEGESRRGGGVTLFAPSDEAWEETLSGEGRRFLFSGEGAAWLRALMRYHVVEGAVYMGGGVRGEDGRGSREVRNLLGDKVSVEVDGPEGAGVVRVDGVSVSVRDVPARDGVLHVLDGVLLPPVPGAETGVVSGGRGRVSVEGLKARLGRFVEEADGVESEEL